The following proteins come from a genomic window of Carassius carassius chromosome 10, fCarCar2.1, whole genome shotgun sequence:
- the LOC132151808 gene encoding discoidin domain-containing receptor 2-like isoform X2, whose product MNVPSPPEMKQLWKMLFPLLILLYLSGAVKSQVNPGVCRSPLGMSRGQILDEDISASSQWSDSTAAKYGRLDCEEGDGAWCPEIGGEPENINEFLQIDLRSLHFITLVGTQGRHAGGIGNEFAQTYKIKYSRDGSRWISWRNRQGKEVIEANRNAYDIVLKDLEPPIIARFVRFMPVIDHSMNVCMRVELYGCEWLDGLVSYNSPLGQKMTLNGQYIYLNDSVYDGAMSNSMTEGLGQLTDGMCGLDDFTHSHVYSVWPGYDYVGWTNESFPNGYVEIMFEFDRTRNFTTMKVHCNNMFSRRVKTFQKVVCYFRSELDWEATPISFSPVMDDVNPSARFVTVSLYNHMASAIKCQYYFSDIWMMFSEITFQSDTAMYNTTLSPPKTGPPISNQPDDSNTRILIGCLVAIIFILVAIIVIILWRQVWQKMLEKVSRRMLDDELTASLSIQSETFTYNNNNNSPSSVPSEQESSSTYERIFPLGPDYQEPSRLVRKLPEFSQTSEDTGKLQMQCMEYICNLIYTYSCIFVYFSAASTNTSSKSPPVSVQDGVPHYAEADIVNLQGVTGGNTYAVPALTMDLLSGKDVAVEEFPRKLLTFKEKLGEGQFGEVHLCEAEGMQDFTDEDFSFDVIENQTVLVAVKMLRTDANKNARNDFLKEIKIMSRLKDPNIIRLLAVCMSSDPLCMITEYMENGDLNQFLSRHEPEGMIALLSNAPTVSYSNLHHMATQITSGMKYLSSLNFVHRDLATRNLLVGKNFTIKIADFGMSRNLYSGDYYRIQGRAVLPIRWMSWESILLGKFTTSSDVWAFGVTLWEMLTFCKEQPYSQLSDEQVIENTGEFFRDQRRQIYLPQPPMCPDPVYKLMLSCWHRNTKERPSFQEIHHTLLDCKP is encoded by the exons ATGAACGTCCCGTCTCCGCCTGAGATGAAGCAGCTTTGGAAGATGCTCTTTCCGCTCCTTATCCTGCTTTACCTATCGGGAGCTGTCAAATCTCAAGTAAATCCag GTGTGTGTAGGTCCCCATTGGGAATGTCCAGAGGCCAGATCTTAGATGAAGATATTTCAGCGTCCAGTCAGTGGTCTGATTCCACAGCAGCAAAATATGGCAG ACTGGACTGTGAGGAAGGAGATGGTGCGTGGTGTCCTGAAATAGGAGGAGAACCTGAGAATATAAATGAGTTCCTGCAGATAGACCTTCGTTCTCTGCACTTCATCACTCTGGTGGGCACTCAAGGACGTCACGCGGGGGGCATTGGGAATGAATTTGCCCAGACATACAAGATCAAATACAGCCGTGATGGCAGCCGCTGGATCTCCTGGCGCAACAGGCAGGGCAAAGAG GTGATCGAGGCAAACAGGAATGCCTATGATATAGTGTTGAAGGACTTAGAGCCTCCCATTATTGCACGTTTCGTCCGCTTCATGCCCGTCATTGATCACTCCATGAATGTTTGTATGCGTGTGGAACTGTACGGCTGTGAGTGGCTGG ATGGCTTGGTCTCATATAATTCTCCACTTGGCCAGAAGATGACCCTCAATGGACAGTATATTTATCTCAATGACTCCGTGTATGATGGAGCCATGAGTAACAG TATGACAGAAGGACTTGGACAACTGACGGATGGCATGTGTGGCCTCGATGACTTCACACACAGTCACGTCTACAGTGTATGGCCTGGTTATGACTATGTTGGCTGGACCAACGAGAGCTTTCCCAACGGTTATGTTGAGATCATGTTTGAGTTTGACCGCACCCGAAATTTCACCACCATGAAG GTGCACTGCAACAACATGTTCTCCCGAAGGGTAAAGACTTTTCAGAAGGTGGTGTGTTATTTCCGCTCAGAGTTGGACTGGGAAGCTACGCCCATATCATTCAGCCCTGTGATGGATGATGTCAATCCCAGTGCCCGCTTTGTCACCGTCTCGCTCTACAATCACATGGCCAGTGCTATTAAGTGCCAGTACTACTTTTCTGACATTTGGATGATGTTCAGTGAAATCACCTTCCAGTCAG ATACAGCCATGTACAACACAACCCTGTCTCCCCCCAAGACCGGTCCTCCTATCAGCAATCAGCCAG ATGACAGCAACACCCGGATCCTGATTGGCTGTTTGGTTGCCATCATCTTCATTTTAGTagccattattgttattatactgTGGAGACAAGTGTGGCAGAAAATGCTTGAGAAG GTTTCTCGGAGGATGCTGGATGATGAACTAACTGCTAGTTTGTCAATACAGAGTGAGACCTTCacctataacaacaacaacaacagccccTCTTCAGTGCCCAGTGAGCAGGAGTCTAGCTCCACCTATGAGCGCATCTTCCCTCTGGGACCCGACTACCAAGAGCCCTCTCGCCTGGTTCGCAAACTGCCAGAGTTTTCCCAGACCTCAGAGGATACTGGTAAGCTGCAGATGCAGTGTATGGAATATATATGCAATCTCATATATACATATTcatgtatatttgtttatttttctgcaGCTTCAACAAATACATCTTCCAAGTCCCCTCCAGTCAGTGTACAAGATGGGGTCCCACATTATGCCGAGGCAGACATTGTCAACCTGCAGGGTGTAACTGGGGGCAATACCTACGCAGTGCCCGCCCTCACCATGGACCTGCTGTCAGGGAAGGATGTCGCTGTGGAGGAATTTCCTAGGAAACTGCTTACGTTTAAAGAAAAGTTGGGAGAAGGGCAGTTTGGAGAG GTGCATTTGTGTGAAGCAGAAGGCATGCAAGATTTCACGGATGAGGACTTCTCCTTCGATGTAATTGAAAACCAAACAGTGCTTGTAGCTGTTAAAATGCTTCGAACAGATGCAAATAAAAACGCCAG GAATGATTTCTTAAAGGAGATAAAGATCATGTCACGATTGAAAGACCCCAACATCATCAGGCTTCTGGCGGTGTGTATGAGCTCTGACCCTCTGTGTATGATCACCGAGTACATGGAGAATGGAGACCTTAATCAGTTCCTGTCTCGCCATGAGCCCGAGGGCATGATCGCTCTCCTCAGCAACGCTCCCACAGTCAG TTACAGTAACCTACACCACATGGCCACACAGATTACTTCAGGCATGAAGTATCTATCATCACTCAACTTTGTGCATCGAGACTTGGCCACCCGTAACCTCCTAGTAGGGAAGAACTTCACCATCAAGATTGCAGACTTCGGAATGAGTAGGAACCTGTATAGTGGAGACTACTACCGTATCCAGGGCAGAGCGGTGCTGCCAATCCGCTGGATGTCCTGGGAGAGCATTCTTCTG GGGAAATTCACCACATCCAGTGATGTGTGGGCTTTTGGCGTGACCCTTTGGGAGATGCTTACCTTCTGCAAAGAGCAGCCTTACTCACAGCTGTCAGATGAGCAAGTCATTGAAAACACAGGAGAGTTCTTCCGGGATCAAAGGAGACAG ATATACCTGCCTCAGCCACCAATGTGTCCAGACCCTGTCTACAAGCTCATGTTGAGCTGCTGGCACAGAAACACCAAAGAGCGCCCATCCTTCCAGGAGATTCATCACACATTACTGGATTGCAAGCCATAG
- the LOC132151808 gene encoding discoidin domain-containing receptor 2-like isoform X1, with protein MNVPSPPEMKQLWKMLFPLLILLYLSGAVKSQVNPGVCRSPLGMSRGQILDEDISASSQWSDSTAAKYGRLDCEEGDGAWCPEIGGEPENINEFLQIDLRSLHFITLVGTQGRHAGGIGNEFAQTYKIKYSRDGSRWISWRNRQGKEVIEANRNAYDIVLKDLEPPIIARFVRFMPVIDHSMNVCMRVELYGCEWLDGLVSYNSPLGQKMTLNGQYIYLNDSVYDGAMSNSMTEGLGQLTDGMCGLDDFTHSHVYSVWPGYDYVGWTNESFPNGYVEIMFEFDRTRNFTTMKVHCNNMFSRRVKTFQKVVCYFRSELDWEATPISFSPVMDDVNPSARFVTVSLYNHMASAIKCQYYFSDIWMMFSEITFQSDTAMYNTTLSPPKTGPPISNQPGDDPTHKVDDSNTRILIGCLVAIIFILVAIIVIILWRQVWQKMLEKVSRRMLDDELTASLSIQSETFTYNNNNNSPSSVPSEQESSSTYERIFPLGPDYQEPSRLVRKLPEFSQTSEDTGKLQMQCMEYICNLIYTYSCIFVYFSAASTNTSSKSPPVSVQDGVPHYAEADIVNLQGVTGGNTYAVPALTMDLLSGKDVAVEEFPRKLLTFKEKLGEGQFGEVHLCEAEGMQDFTDEDFSFDVIENQTVLVAVKMLRTDANKNARNDFLKEIKIMSRLKDPNIIRLLAVCMSSDPLCMITEYMENGDLNQFLSRHEPEGMIALLSNAPTVSYSNLHHMATQITSGMKYLSSLNFVHRDLATRNLLVGKNFTIKIADFGMSRNLYSGDYYRIQGRAVLPIRWMSWESILLGKFTTSSDVWAFGVTLWEMLTFCKEQPYSQLSDEQVIENTGEFFRDQRRQIYLPQPPMCPDPVYKLMLSCWHRNTKERPSFQEIHHTLLDCKP; from the exons ATGAACGTCCCGTCTCCGCCTGAGATGAAGCAGCTTTGGAAGATGCTCTTTCCGCTCCTTATCCTGCTTTACCTATCGGGAGCTGTCAAATCTCAAGTAAATCCag GTGTGTGTAGGTCCCCATTGGGAATGTCCAGAGGCCAGATCTTAGATGAAGATATTTCAGCGTCCAGTCAGTGGTCTGATTCCACAGCAGCAAAATATGGCAG ACTGGACTGTGAGGAAGGAGATGGTGCGTGGTGTCCTGAAATAGGAGGAGAACCTGAGAATATAAATGAGTTCCTGCAGATAGACCTTCGTTCTCTGCACTTCATCACTCTGGTGGGCACTCAAGGACGTCACGCGGGGGGCATTGGGAATGAATTTGCCCAGACATACAAGATCAAATACAGCCGTGATGGCAGCCGCTGGATCTCCTGGCGCAACAGGCAGGGCAAAGAG GTGATCGAGGCAAACAGGAATGCCTATGATATAGTGTTGAAGGACTTAGAGCCTCCCATTATTGCACGTTTCGTCCGCTTCATGCCCGTCATTGATCACTCCATGAATGTTTGTATGCGTGTGGAACTGTACGGCTGTGAGTGGCTGG ATGGCTTGGTCTCATATAATTCTCCACTTGGCCAGAAGATGACCCTCAATGGACAGTATATTTATCTCAATGACTCCGTGTATGATGGAGCCATGAGTAACAG TATGACAGAAGGACTTGGACAACTGACGGATGGCATGTGTGGCCTCGATGACTTCACACACAGTCACGTCTACAGTGTATGGCCTGGTTATGACTATGTTGGCTGGACCAACGAGAGCTTTCCCAACGGTTATGTTGAGATCATGTTTGAGTTTGACCGCACCCGAAATTTCACCACCATGAAG GTGCACTGCAACAACATGTTCTCCCGAAGGGTAAAGACTTTTCAGAAGGTGGTGTGTTATTTCCGCTCAGAGTTGGACTGGGAAGCTACGCCCATATCATTCAGCCCTGTGATGGATGATGTCAATCCCAGTGCCCGCTTTGTCACCGTCTCGCTCTACAATCACATGGCCAGTGCTATTAAGTGCCAGTACTACTTTTCTGACATTTGGATGATGTTCAGTGAAATCACCTTCCAGTCAG ATACAGCCATGTACAACACAACCCTGTCTCCCCCCAAGACCGGTCCTCCTATCAGCAATCAGCCAG GGGATGACCCTACCCACAAAGTAGATGACAGCAACACCCGGATCCTGATTGGCTGTTTGGTTGCCATCATCTTCATTTTAGTagccattattgttattatactgTGGAGACAAGTGTGGCAGAAAATGCTTGAGAAG GTTTCTCGGAGGATGCTGGATGATGAACTAACTGCTAGTTTGTCAATACAGAGTGAGACCTTCacctataacaacaacaacaacagccccTCTTCAGTGCCCAGTGAGCAGGAGTCTAGCTCCACCTATGAGCGCATCTTCCCTCTGGGACCCGACTACCAAGAGCCCTCTCGCCTGGTTCGCAAACTGCCAGAGTTTTCCCAGACCTCAGAGGATACTGGTAAGCTGCAGATGCAGTGTATGGAATATATATGCAATCTCATATATACATATTcatgtatatttgtttatttttctgcaGCTTCAACAAATACATCTTCCAAGTCCCCTCCAGTCAGTGTACAAGATGGGGTCCCACATTATGCCGAGGCAGACATTGTCAACCTGCAGGGTGTAACTGGGGGCAATACCTACGCAGTGCCCGCCCTCACCATGGACCTGCTGTCAGGGAAGGATGTCGCTGTGGAGGAATTTCCTAGGAAACTGCTTACGTTTAAAGAAAAGTTGGGAGAAGGGCAGTTTGGAGAG GTGCATTTGTGTGAAGCAGAAGGCATGCAAGATTTCACGGATGAGGACTTCTCCTTCGATGTAATTGAAAACCAAACAGTGCTTGTAGCTGTTAAAATGCTTCGAACAGATGCAAATAAAAACGCCAG GAATGATTTCTTAAAGGAGATAAAGATCATGTCACGATTGAAAGACCCCAACATCATCAGGCTTCTGGCGGTGTGTATGAGCTCTGACCCTCTGTGTATGATCACCGAGTACATGGAGAATGGAGACCTTAATCAGTTCCTGTCTCGCCATGAGCCCGAGGGCATGATCGCTCTCCTCAGCAACGCTCCCACAGTCAG TTACAGTAACCTACACCACATGGCCACACAGATTACTTCAGGCATGAAGTATCTATCATCACTCAACTTTGTGCATCGAGACTTGGCCACCCGTAACCTCCTAGTAGGGAAGAACTTCACCATCAAGATTGCAGACTTCGGAATGAGTAGGAACCTGTATAGTGGAGACTACTACCGTATCCAGGGCAGAGCGGTGCTGCCAATCCGCTGGATGTCCTGGGAGAGCATTCTTCTG GGGAAATTCACCACATCCAGTGATGTGTGGGCTTTTGGCGTGACCCTTTGGGAGATGCTTACCTTCTGCAAAGAGCAGCCTTACTCACAGCTGTCAGATGAGCAAGTCATTGAAAACACAGGAGAGTTCTTCCGGGATCAAAGGAGACAG ATATACCTGCCTCAGCCACCAATGTGTCCAGACCCTGTCTACAAGCTCATGTTGAGCTGCTGGCACAGAAACACCAAAGAGCGCCCATCCTTCCAGGAGATTCATCACACATTACTGGATTGCAAGCCATAG
- the LOC132151808 gene encoding discoidin domain-containing receptor 2-like isoform X3, protein MNVPSPPEMKQLWKMLFPLLILLYLSGAVKSQVNPGVCRSPLGMSRGQILDEDISASSQWSDSTAAKYGRLDCEEGDGAWCPEIGGEPENINEFLQIDLRSLHFITLVGTQGRHAGGIGNEFAQTYKIKYSRDGSRWISWRNRQGKEVIEANRNAYDIVLKDLEPPIIARFVRFMPVIDHSMNVCMRVELYGCEWLDGLVSYNSPLGQKMTLNGQYIYLNDSVYDGAMSNSMTEGLGQLTDGMCGLDDFTHSHVYSVWPGYDYVGWTNESFPNGYVEIMFEFDRTRNFTTMKVHCNNMFSRRVKTFQKVVCYFRSELDWEATPISFSPVMDDVNPSARFVTVSLYNHMASAIKCQYYFSDIWMMFSEITFQSDTAMYNTTLSPPKTGPPISNQPGDDPTHKVDDSNTRILIGCLVAIIFILVAIIVIILWRQVWQKMLEKVSRRMLDDELTASLSIQSETFTYNNNNNSPSSVPSEQESSSTYERIFPLGPDYQEPSRLVRKLPEFSQTSEDTASTNTSSKSPPVSVQDGVPHYAEADIVNLQGVTGGNTYAVPALTMDLLSGKDVAVEEFPRKLLTFKEKLGEGQFGEVHLCEAEGMQDFTDEDFSFDVIENQTVLVAVKMLRTDANKNARNDFLKEIKIMSRLKDPNIIRLLAVCMSSDPLCMITEYMENGDLNQFLSRHEPEGMIALLSNAPTVSYSNLHHMATQITSGMKYLSSLNFVHRDLATRNLLVGKNFTIKIADFGMSRNLYSGDYYRIQGRAVLPIRWMSWESILLGKFTTSSDVWAFGVTLWEMLTFCKEQPYSQLSDEQVIENTGEFFRDQRRQIYLPQPPMCPDPVYKLMLSCWHRNTKERPSFQEIHHTLLDCKP, encoded by the exons ATGAACGTCCCGTCTCCGCCTGAGATGAAGCAGCTTTGGAAGATGCTCTTTCCGCTCCTTATCCTGCTTTACCTATCGGGAGCTGTCAAATCTCAAGTAAATCCag GTGTGTGTAGGTCCCCATTGGGAATGTCCAGAGGCCAGATCTTAGATGAAGATATTTCAGCGTCCAGTCAGTGGTCTGATTCCACAGCAGCAAAATATGGCAG ACTGGACTGTGAGGAAGGAGATGGTGCGTGGTGTCCTGAAATAGGAGGAGAACCTGAGAATATAAATGAGTTCCTGCAGATAGACCTTCGTTCTCTGCACTTCATCACTCTGGTGGGCACTCAAGGACGTCACGCGGGGGGCATTGGGAATGAATTTGCCCAGACATACAAGATCAAATACAGCCGTGATGGCAGCCGCTGGATCTCCTGGCGCAACAGGCAGGGCAAAGAG GTGATCGAGGCAAACAGGAATGCCTATGATATAGTGTTGAAGGACTTAGAGCCTCCCATTATTGCACGTTTCGTCCGCTTCATGCCCGTCATTGATCACTCCATGAATGTTTGTATGCGTGTGGAACTGTACGGCTGTGAGTGGCTGG ATGGCTTGGTCTCATATAATTCTCCACTTGGCCAGAAGATGACCCTCAATGGACAGTATATTTATCTCAATGACTCCGTGTATGATGGAGCCATGAGTAACAG TATGACAGAAGGACTTGGACAACTGACGGATGGCATGTGTGGCCTCGATGACTTCACACACAGTCACGTCTACAGTGTATGGCCTGGTTATGACTATGTTGGCTGGACCAACGAGAGCTTTCCCAACGGTTATGTTGAGATCATGTTTGAGTTTGACCGCACCCGAAATTTCACCACCATGAAG GTGCACTGCAACAACATGTTCTCCCGAAGGGTAAAGACTTTTCAGAAGGTGGTGTGTTATTTCCGCTCAGAGTTGGACTGGGAAGCTACGCCCATATCATTCAGCCCTGTGATGGATGATGTCAATCCCAGTGCCCGCTTTGTCACCGTCTCGCTCTACAATCACATGGCCAGTGCTATTAAGTGCCAGTACTACTTTTCTGACATTTGGATGATGTTCAGTGAAATCACCTTCCAGTCAG ATACAGCCATGTACAACACAACCCTGTCTCCCCCCAAGACCGGTCCTCCTATCAGCAATCAGCCAG GGGATGACCCTACCCACAAAGTAGATGACAGCAACACCCGGATCCTGATTGGCTGTTTGGTTGCCATCATCTTCATTTTAGTagccattattgttattatactgTGGAGACAAGTGTGGCAGAAAATGCTTGAGAAG GTTTCTCGGAGGATGCTGGATGATGAACTAACTGCTAGTTTGTCAATACAGAGTGAGACCTTCacctataacaacaacaacaacagccccTCTTCAGTGCCCAGTGAGCAGGAGTCTAGCTCCACCTATGAGCGCATCTTCCCTCTGGGACCCGACTACCAAGAGCCCTCTCGCCTGGTTCGCAAACTGCCAGAGTTTTCCCAGACCTCAGAGGATACTG CTTCAACAAATACATCTTCCAAGTCCCCTCCAGTCAGTGTACAAGATGGGGTCCCACATTATGCCGAGGCAGACATTGTCAACCTGCAGGGTGTAACTGGGGGCAATACCTACGCAGTGCCCGCCCTCACCATGGACCTGCTGTCAGGGAAGGATGTCGCTGTGGAGGAATTTCCTAGGAAACTGCTTACGTTTAAAGAAAAGTTGGGAGAAGGGCAGTTTGGAGAG GTGCATTTGTGTGAAGCAGAAGGCATGCAAGATTTCACGGATGAGGACTTCTCCTTCGATGTAATTGAAAACCAAACAGTGCTTGTAGCTGTTAAAATGCTTCGAACAGATGCAAATAAAAACGCCAG GAATGATTTCTTAAAGGAGATAAAGATCATGTCACGATTGAAAGACCCCAACATCATCAGGCTTCTGGCGGTGTGTATGAGCTCTGACCCTCTGTGTATGATCACCGAGTACATGGAGAATGGAGACCTTAATCAGTTCCTGTCTCGCCATGAGCCCGAGGGCATGATCGCTCTCCTCAGCAACGCTCCCACAGTCAG TTACAGTAACCTACACCACATGGCCACACAGATTACTTCAGGCATGAAGTATCTATCATCACTCAACTTTGTGCATCGAGACTTGGCCACCCGTAACCTCCTAGTAGGGAAGAACTTCACCATCAAGATTGCAGACTTCGGAATGAGTAGGAACCTGTATAGTGGAGACTACTACCGTATCCAGGGCAGAGCGGTGCTGCCAATCCGCTGGATGTCCTGGGAGAGCATTCTTCTG GGGAAATTCACCACATCCAGTGATGTGTGGGCTTTTGGCGTGACCCTTTGGGAGATGCTTACCTTCTGCAAAGAGCAGCCTTACTCACAGCTGTCAGATGAGCAAGTCATTGAAAACACAGGAGAGTTCTTCCGGGATCAAAGGAGACAG ATATACCTGCCTCAGCCACCAATGTGTCCAGACCCTGTCTACAAGCTCATGTTGAGCTGCTGGCACAGAAACACCAAAGAGCGCCCATCCTTCCAGGAGATTCATCACACATTACTGGATTGCAAGCCATAG